A single genomic interval of Mesoplodon densirostris isolate mMesDen1 chromosome 20, mMesDen1 primary haplotype, whole genome shotgun sequence harbors:
- the VDAC3 gene encoding voltage-dependent anion-selective channel protein 3 isoform X1: protein MCNTPTYCDLGKAAKDVFNKGYGFGMVKMDLRTKSCSGVEFCTSGHAYTDTGKASGNLETKYKICDYGLTFTQKWNTDNTLGTEISLENKLAEGLKLTLDTIFVPNTGKKSGKLKASYKRDCFSVGSNVDIDFSGPTIYGWAVLAIEGWLAGYQMSFDTAKSKLSQNNFALGYKASDFQLHTHVNDGTEFGGSIYQRVNEKVETSVSLAWTAGSNNTRFGIAAKYKLDCRTSLCAKVNNASLIGLGYTQTLRPGVKLTLSALIDGKNFSAGGHKVGLGFELEA, encoded by the exons ATGTGTAACACACCGACTTACTGTGACCTAGGAAAGGCTGCCAAGGATGTCTTCAACAAAGGATATG gatTTGGCATGGTCAAAATGGATCTGAGAACCAAGTCATGTAGTGGAGTG GAATTTTGTACTTCTGGTCATGCTTACACTGATACAGGGAAAGCATCAGGCAACCTAGAGACCAAATACAAGATTTGTGACTATGGACTGACCTTCACCCAGAAGTGGAACACAGACAATACTCTTGGGACAGAAATCTCTTTGGAGAATAAG ttggCTGAAGGGTTGAAACTGACTCTTGATACCATATTTGTACCGAACACAGG aaagaaGAGTGGGAAATTGAAGGCCTCCTATAAACGGGATTGTTTCAGTGTTGGCAGTAATGTTGATATAGATTTTTCTGGACCAACCATCTATGGCTGGGCTGTGTTGGCCATTGAAGGTTGGCTTGCTGGCTATCAGATGAGTTTTGACACAGCCAAATCCAAACTGTCACAGAATAATTTCGCCCTGGGTTACAAGGCTTCAGACTTCCAGCTGCACACTCACGT GAACGACGGCACGGAGTTTGGAGGCTCGATCTACCAGAGGGTGAACGAGAAGGTCGAGACGTCAGTGAGCCTCGCGTGGACGGCCGGCAGCAACAACACCCGCTTCGGCATCGCCGCCAAGTACAAGCTGGACTGTAGAACTTCCCTATGT GCTAAAGTGAATAATGCCAGCCTGATTGGACTGGGTTATACTCAGACCCTTCGACCAG GAGTGAAACTGACCCTGTCAGCTCTGATCGACGGCAAGAACTTCAGTGCAGGAGGGCACAAGGTCGGGCTGGGGTTTGAGCTGGAAGCTTAA
- the VDAC3 gene encoding voltage-dependent anion-selective channel protein 3 isoform X2 — MCNTPTYCDLGKAAKDVFNKGYGFGMVKMDLRTKSCSGVEFCTSGHAYTDTGKASGNLETKYKICDYGLTFTQKWNTDNTLGTEISLENKLAEGLKLTLDTIFVPNTGKKSGKLKASYKRDCFSVGSNVDIDFSGPTIYGWAVLAIEGWLAGYQMSFDTAKSKLSQNNFALGYKASDFQLHTHVNDGTEFGGSIYQRVNEKVETSVSLAWTAGSNNTRFGIAAKYKLDCRTSLCAKVNNASLIGLGYTQTLRPGESETDPVSSDRRQELQCRRAQGRAGV; from the exons ATGTGTAACACACCGACTTACTGTGACCTAGGAAAGGCTGCCAAGGATGTCTTCAACAAAGGATATG gatTTGGCATGGTCAAAATGGATCTGAGAACCAAGTCATGTAGTGGAGTG GAATTTTGTACTTCTGGTCATGCTTACACTGATACAGGGAAAGCATCAGGCAACCTAGAGACCAAATACAAGATTTGTGACTATGGACTGACCTTCACCCAGAAGTGGAACACAGACAATACTCTTGGGACAGAAATCTCTTTGGAGAATAAG ttggCTGAAGGGTTGAAACTGACTCTTGATACCATATTTGTACCGAACACAGG aaagaaGAGTGGGAAATTGAAGGCCTCCTATAAACGGGATTGTTTCAGTGTTGGCAGTAATGTTGATATAGATTTTTCTGGACCAACCATCTATGGCTGGGCTGTGTTGGCCATTGAAGGTTGGCTTGCTGGCTATCAGATGAGTTTTGACACAGCCAAATCCAAACTGTCACAGAATAATTTCGCCCTGGGTTACAAGGCTTCAGACTTCCAGCTGCACACTCACGT GAACGACGGCACGGAGTTTGGAGGCTCGATCTACCAGAGGGTGAACGAGAAGGTCGAGACGTCAGTGAGCCTCGCGTGGACGGCCGGCAGCAACAACACCCGCTTCGGCATCGCCGCCAAGTACAAGCTGGACTGTAGAACTTCCCTATGT GCTAAAGTGAATAATGCCAGCCTGATTGGACTGGGTTATACTCAGACCCTTCGACCAGGTGA GAGTGAAACTGACCCTGTCAGCTCTGATCGACGGCAAGAACTTCAGTGCAGGAGGGCACAAGGTCGGGCTGGGGTTTGA